A DNA window from Capnocytophaga sp. ARDL2 contains the following coding sequences:
- a CDS encoding heavy-metal-associated domain-containing protein, translating into MNKTHFKTNLNCSGCISKVQNDLDALLGKDNWKVDTEHSDKILTVFSDISTEKVEEIVKSKGFLIEKI; encoded by the coding sequence ATGAACAAAACTCATTTCAAAACCAACCTCAACTGTAGTGGTTGCATTTCTAAAGTGCAAAATGATTTAGATGCTCTATTAGGGAAAGATAATTGGAAAGTTGACACAGAACATTCAGATAAAATTTTGACTGTTTTTTCTGACATATCTACTGAAAAAGTAGAAGAAATAGTAAAAAGTAAAGGATTTTTGATTGAAAAAATATAA
- a CDS encoding nucleoside-diphosphate kinase, which yields MATNRTFTMIKPDAVEAGHIGGIINMITEAGFKIVSMKLTQLTVADAQKFYAVHAERPFYGELVEFMSRGPIVAAILEKDNAVEDFRTLIGATNPAEAAEGTIRKKYAKSIGENAVHGSDSDENAAIESAFHFAGREQF from the coding sequence ATGGCAACTAACAGAACATTTACAATGATCAAGCCTGACGCTGTAGAAGCTGGGCATATCGGAGGAATCATCAACATGATTACAGAAGCTGGATTTAAAATTGTTTCAATGAAATTGACTCAATTGACTGTAGCTGACGCACAAAAGTTTTATGCAGTACACGCTGAAAGACCTTTCTACGGTGAATTGGTAGAATTTATGTCAAGAGGTCCTATCGTTGCAGCTATCTTGGAAAAAGACAACGCTGTAGAAGATTTCCGTACTTTGATTGGTGCTACAAACCCTGCGGAAGCTGCTGAGGGTACTATCCGTAAAAAATATGCAAAATCTATCGGAGAAAACGCTGTTCACGGTTCTGACTCTGATGAAAATGCTGCAATCGAATCTGCTTTCCACTTTGCTGGTAGAGAACAATTCTAA
- a CDS encoding tetratricopeptide repeat protein, producing MKNTIYLICLLITTFAFAQVKNKTAEGNQSYKQKKYTSAEQQFRTGEKDHAAAVYNRGNSVYRQKKQNEAIQSFQSAAKKATTKVEKHKAFHNLGNAYINQKEYSQAVEAYKNALRNNPTDEETRYNYALAKKMLEQNGGGGGGNDNQDNQDKNDQKDQQKENEQPKDQNQQNENKKEEQRKDPQQIQAENVLNAMEKQEQGILQRINKNDQKGEPVRNTQKDW from the coding sequence ATGAAAAACACCATATACCTTATCTGTTTATTGATAACAACATTTGCTTTTGCACAAGTGAAAAACAAAACGGCAGAAGGCAATCAATCGTATAAACAAAAAAAATATACAAGCGCTGAGCAACAATTTCGCACAGGGGAAAAAGACCATGCCGCTGCGGTGTACAACCGTGGAAATTCGGTATATCGTCAGAAAAAACAAAACGAAGCAATTCAAAGTTTTCAATCTGCTGCTAAAAAAGCTACTACCAAAGTAGAAAAACACAAAGCTTTTCACAATTTAGGTAACGCCTATATTAATCAAAAGGAATATAGTCAAGCGGTCGAAGCCTATAAAAATGCTTTAAGAAACAATCCTACCGACGAAGAAACGCGTTACAACTACGCCCTAGCTAAAAAAATGTTGGAACAAAACGGCGGTGGCGGTGGTGGAAACGACAATCAAGACAATCAGGATAAAAACGACCAAAAAGACCAACAAAAAGAAAACGAGCAACCAAAAGATCAAAACCAACAAAACGAGAATAAAAAAGAAGAACAACGCAAAGATCCTCAGCAAATCCAAGCGGAAAATGTACTCAACGCTATGGAAAAACAAGAACAAGGTATTTTGCAACGCATCAATAAAAACGACCAAAAAGGCGAACCTGTTCGCAATACTCAAAAAGATTGGTAA
- a CDS encoding pyridoxal phosphate-dependent aminotransferase, with product MPKVSVKGQNMPESPIRKLVPFAEIAKQKGHKVYHLNIGQPDIKTPEVAIEAVKNASVEVLEYSHSAGFDSYRENLAKYYQNQGLPINKEDIIITTGGSEALIFAIGSTMDEGDEIIIPEPFYANYNGFSTQNGVKIVPVMSGIENGFALPAIVDFEKLITPKTKAILICNPGNPTGYLYSKEEIQQLAELVKKHDLFLIADEVYREFVYDGFQHFSVMNEESIAQHAIMIDSVSKRFSMCGARIGCIVSKNKELMNTAMKFAQARLSPPTYAQIASEAALQTPQSYFDDVITEYKERRDTLVNALNSIDGVEVSKPKGAFYCIAKLPVENAEDFAKWLLESFDLNGETVMVAPAAGFYSTKNVGQQEVRLAYVLKKEDLIKSAEILKAALAVYGK from the coding sequence ATGCCAAAAGTATCAGTAAAAGGGCAAAATATGCCTGAATCACCAATTAGAAAATTGGTACCTTTTGCGGAAATAGCAAAACAAAAAGGACATAAAGTATATCATTTAAACATTGGTCAACCCGACATCAAAACACCAGAAGTAGCTATTGAAGCAGTAAAAAACGCTTCAGTAGAAGTATTGGAATACAGTCATTCAGCTGGATTTGATTCGTACAGAGAAAACCTTGCGAAATACTATCAAAACCAAGGCTTGCCAATCAACAAAGAAGATATTATCATCACAACAGGCGGTTCAGAAGCCTTGATTTTTGCAATCGGTTCTACAATGGACGAAGGCGATGAAATCATCATTCCAGAGCCGTTTTATGCAAATTACAATGGATTTTCAACACAAAATGGTGTGAAAATCGTACCAGTAATGTCTGGAATTGAAAACGGATTTGCTTTACCAGCCATTGTCGATTTTGAAAAATTGATTACACCAAAAACCAAAGCCATTTTGATTTGTAACCCAGGGAATCCTACTGGATATTTGTACAGCAAAGAAGAAATTCAGCAGTTGGCAGAATTGGTGAAAAAACATGATTTATTCTTGATTGCAGACGAGGTGTATAGAGAATTTGTTTACGACGGATTCCAACATTTCTCAGTGATGAACGAAGAGAGCATTGCACAACATGCGATTATGATTGATTCTGTATCCAAGAGATTTAGTATGTGTGGAGCTCGTATTGGATGTATTGTATCAAAAAATAAAGAGTTGATGAATACAGCGATGAAATTTGCCCAAGCGAGATTATCGCCACCAACTTACGCACAGATTGCATCAGAGGCAGCTTTACAAACGCCACAATCGTATTTTGACGATGTGATTACAGAGTACAAAGAACGAAGAGATACATTGGTAAATGCGTTAAACTCAATCGATGGAGTAGAAGTATCAAAACCAAAAGGAGCATTTTACTGTATCGCAAAATTGCCAGTAGAAAATGCAGAAGATTTTGCAAAATGGTTATTAGAATCATTTGATTTGAACGGAGAAACGGTAATGGTAGCACCAGCAGCAGGTTTTTATTCTACTAAAAATGTAGGTCAGCAGGAAGTTCGCTTGGCGTATGTTTTGAAAAAAGAAGATTTGATAAAATCAGCAGAGATTTTGAAAGCTGCTTTGGCTGTTTACGGAAAATAA
- a CDS encoding VWA domain-containing protein — MSNIQFVNPYFLLLILLLIPLFLHWRFNKKKLQIPFRYSRLDSIPTQKNSLEKWMTFVQILRGVALVGIIIALARPQSIDTNVTINPSEGVDIVLSMDVSGSMLAQDLQPDRLGALKKVAGEFINERINDRIGLVVYAAEAYTKSPVTSDHTVILTALNSIKYDNIIQDGTNIGMGLGVAINRLKNSIAKSKVIVLMTDGENNYGQIAPISVAQIAKQHNIKVYTIGIGTIGKAKVPMDINPDKTFKYGMVDVRIDEKLMQEIAKITNGKYYRATDNKSLKEIYNEINQLEKTKIDENKYTKKTEWFRPFALFTLLALIAEFILRKTKLRAIV, encoded by the coding sequence ATGAGTAACATACAGTTTGTAAACCCCTATTTTTTATTGTTGATACTGCTATTAATTCCTCTGTTTTTGCATTGGCGTTTCAACAAAAAAAAGCTACAAATACCCTTTAGGTACAGCCGATTAGATTCGATTCCTACGCAAAAAAACTCACTCGAAAAATGGATGACTTTTGTACAAATACTAAGAGGTGTCGCATTGGTTGGAATCATCATCGCATTGGCAAGACCTCAGAGTATCGACACCAATGTTACGATCAATCCGTCAGAGGGAGTCGATATTGTTTTGTCTATGGATGTTTCGGGGTCTATGTTGGCTCAAGACTTACAACCCGACCGATTGGGAGCTTTGAAAAAAGTAGCGGGCGAATTTATCAACGAGCGTATCAATGACCGCATCGGATTGGTGGTTTATGCTGCCGAAGCCTACACCAAATCGCCAGTAACGAGCGACCACACCGTAATTTTGACAGCATTGAACAGTATCAAATACGACAACATTATTCAAGACGGAACCAATATCGGAATGGGATTGGGCGTGGCTATCAACCGATTGAAAAACAGCATTGCAAAAAGTAAAGTCATCGTTTTGATGACCGACGGAGAAAACAACTACGGACAGATAGCCCCAATTTCTGTGGCACAAATTGCCAAACAACACAATATAAAAGTTTACACCATCGGAATTGGAACCATCGGAAAAGCAAAAGTTCCTATGGACATCAATCCCGATAAAACTTTTAAATACGGAATGGTCGATGTGCGAATTGATGAAAAATTGATGCAAGAAATTGCAAAAATCACCAACGGAAAGTACTATCGAGCAACCGACAACAAAAGTTTAAAGGAAATTTACAACGAAATCAACCAATTGGAAAAAACAAAAATCGACGAAAACAAATACACCAAAAAAACAGAGTGGTTTCGTCCGTTTGCCTTGTTTACTTTATTAGCGTTGATTGCGGAATTTATCCTTAGAAAAACAAAATTGAGAGCAATTGTATAA
- a CDS encoding VWA domain-containing protein, with translation MWKLEQPIYFILLLLILLLIWVFKRNEQWKKTATDRFGSGNYLKRLAPLSVHSLAKTKFIVLSIALFFVVFALVNPKVGSQIESVKRQGVDIVFAIDLSKSMLAEDVAPNRLEKSKHLIQQITNQLGGDRVGLVAYAGSAFPMMPITSDYNMLRMYTKDLHTGLLSSMGTALDEAIYGAVNYFDTPDASKVIVLLSDGEDHSEGITQAVEIAKQNKVKIITIGVGTTKGAKIPLKENGQVQGYKTDANGEEVITKLYPEILQQLAKETEGIYISSQNTQEIIKQLQTVLAKIEKKDYETKQVSDFQSQFQWLLGIALILLLIESVLFNRKMKLSGS, from the coding sequence ATGTGGAAACTCGAACAACCCATATATTTCATTTTATTGCTTTTAATACTCCTATTAATTTGGGTATTTAAAAGAAATGAACAGTGGAAAAAAACAGCCACTGACCGATTTGGAAGTGGTAATTATCTAAAGAGATTAGCTCCGCTTTCGGTACATTCGTTAGCAAAAACGAAATTCATAGTATTATCAATTGCTTTGTTTTTTGTGGTATTTGCCTTGGTCAATCCAAAGGTAGGTTCGCAAATCGAAAGTGTAAAAAGACAGGGCGTTGATATTGTTTTTGCCATAGACCTTTCCAAAAGTATGCTGGCAGAGGATGTAGCTCCCAACCGATTGGAAAAATCCAAGCATTTGATACAGCAAATCACTAATCAACTCGGTGGCGATCGCGTGGGATTGGTTGCCTATGCGGGGTCGGCTTTTCCTATGATGCCTATTACCTCCGACTACAATATGCTGCGAATGTACACTAAAGATTTGCACACAGGACTGCTTTCTTCGATGGGTACAGCTTTGGACGAAGCCATTTACGGAGCCGTAAATTATTTCGACACTCCCGATGCGAGTAAAGTAATCGTACTGCTTTCCGACGGCGAAGACCATAGCGAAGGTATTACTCAAGCGGTGGAAATTGCCAAACAAAACAAAGTAAAAATCATCACAATCGGAGTTGGAACTACCAAAGGAGCAAAAATCCCTTTAAAAGAAAACGGACAAGTGCAAGGATACAAAACCGATGCAAATGGTGAAGAAGTTATCACGAAATTATATCCCGAAATTTTGCAACAATTGGCAAAAGAAACAGAAGGAATCTATATTTCAAGTCAAAACACACAAGAAATAATAAAACAACTACAAACCGTATTGGCAAAAATTGAAAAGAAAGACTACGAAACCAAACAAGTATCTGATTTTCAATCGCAATTTCAATGGTTATTGGGTATCGCATTGATTTTGTTGTTGATAGAATCTGTGTTGTTTAATAGAAAAATGAAATTATCAGGCAGTTGA
- a CDS encoding thiamine pyrophosphate-dependent enzyme, giving the protein MNFFQEKQQALQLYRRLILPRLIEEKMLILIRQGKVSKWFSGIGQEAIAVGVTSVLHQDEYVLPMHRNLGVFTTREIPLHRLFAQWQGKASGFTKGRDRSFHFGTQEYKILGMISHLGPQLGVADGIALAHKLRKEEKITAVFTGEGATSEGDFHEALNVASVWNLPVLFIIENNGYGLSTPVNEQYKCENLADRGVGYGIESHILDGNDFVEVVTKLNEIAESMRKNPRPVLIEMKTFRMRGHEEASGTKYVPQELFDLWKEKDPILRYEKFLEEKNWLSPYEKEEITKELKAWIDTDWKQAIAEEDIVPTYEGELNDVYAPYQFEDFPAKETTEKIRFIDAITQGLSQSMERHNNLVIMGQDIAEYGGAFKVTEGFVDKFGKERVRNTPICESIIVSTAAGLSANNSKAIVEMQFADFVSTGFNPIVNLLAKQHYRWGEKADVVVRMPSGAGSGAGPFHSQTNEAWFTKTPGLKVVYPAFPADAKGLLNTAINDPNPVVFFEHKNLYRSITGEVPTNYYTTPFGKASLIREGEQVTIISFGFGVHWAMETLAKHPNIKADLIDLRTLQPLDYDAIKKSVQKTGKAIVLHEDTLFGGVGSDISAFIMEECFEYLDAPVKRVGSIESPIPFMKNLENQYLPKERFEQALIQLMEY; this is encoded by the coding sequence ATGAATTTTTTTCAAGAAAAACAACAAGCGTTACAACTTTATAGAAGATTGATTTTACCTCGTTTGATAGAGGAAAAAATGTTGATTTTAATTCGTCAAGGAAAGGTGTCGAAGTGGTTCTCTGGAATTGGTCAAGAGGCTATTGCTGTGGGGGTTACTTCTGTTTTGCACCAAGACGAATATGTGTTGCCAATGCACCGAAACTTAGGAGTGTTTACCACACGCGAAATTCCATTACACAGATTATTTGCTCAGTGGCAAGGAAAGGCGTCGGGCTTTACAAAAGGTCGTGATCGCTCGTTTCACTTTGGTACGCAAGAATATAAAATCTTGGGTATGATTTCGCATTTAGGTCCTCAATTGGGAGTGGCTGATGGTATTGCGTTGGCTCATAAACTGAGAAAGGAAGAAAAAATTACAGCTGTTTTTACAGGCGAAGGGGCAACTTCGGAGGGGGATTTTCACGAAGCTTTGAATGTGGCTTCTGTGTGGAATTTGCCTGTATTGTTTATTATCGAAAACAACGGATATGGTTTGTCAACTCCTGTAAACGAACAATATAAATGCGAAAACCTTGCCGATAGAGGTGTTGGTTATGGCATAGAAAGTCATATTTTGGATGGAAACGATTTTGTAGAAGTGGTTACAAAATTGAACGAAATTGCCGAAAGTATGCGTAAAAATCCTCGTCCTGTGTTGATTGAAATGAAAACTTTCCGCATGAGAGGACACGAAGAAGCGAGTGGTACTAAATATGTTCCGCAAGAATTGTTTGATTTGTGGAAAGAAAAAGACCCAATTCTTCGTTATGAAAAATTCTTGGAAGAGAAAAATTGGTTGTCTCCATACGAAAAAGAGGAAATTACCAAAGAATTGAAAGCGTGGATTGATACCGATTGGAAACAAGCCATAGCAGAGGAAGACATCGTGCCAACTTACGAAGGCGAACTCAACGATGTGTATGCTCCGTATCAATTTGAGGATTTTCCAGCGAAAGAAACTACAGAAAAAATCCGTTTTATCGATGCCATTACGCAAGGATTGTCGCAATCTATGGAACGCCACAACAATTTGGTAATCATGGGACAAGATATTGCAGAATACGGAGGAGCGTTTAAAGTTACCGAAGGTTTTGTGGATAAATTTGGTAAAGAACGCGTGAGAAATACGCCAATTTGCGAAAGTATCATTGTTTCTACTGCGGCGGGATTGTCTGCCAATAATTCTAAGGCAATTGTAGAAATGCAATTTGCAGATTTCGTTTCTACGGGATTCAATCCTATTGTCAATCTTTTGGCAAAACAGCATTACCGTTGGGGCGAAAAAGCCGATGTAGTGGTGCGTATGCCATCAGGTGCAGGTTCAGGTGCAGGACCTTTCCACTCGCAAACCAATGAAGCGTGGTTTACCAAAACCCCAGGTTTGAAAGTGGTGTACCCAGCTTTTCCAGCAGATGCCAAAGGATTGTTGAATACTGCTATCAACGACCCAAATCCAGTGGTGTTTTTTGAGCATAAAAATTTGTATCGTTCGATAACTGGCGAGGTACCGACCAACTATTATACGACGCCGTTTGGAAAAGCGAGTTTGATTCGTGAAGGTGAGCAAGTAACGATTATATCGTTTGGATTTGGTGTACATTGGGCAATGGAAACCTTGGCTAAGCATCCAAACATCAAAGCCGATTTGATAGATTTGCGAACATTACAACCTTTGGATTACGATGCCATAAAAAAATCGGTGCAAAAAACAGGAAAAGCAATTGTTTTACATGAAGACACTCTTTTCGGTGGGGTAGGAAGTGATATTTCTGCTTTTATTATGGAAGAATGTTTTGAATATTTAGATGCGCCCGTAAAAAGAGTAGGAAGTATCGAATCGCCTATTCCTTTTATGAAAAATTTGGAAAATCAATATTTGCCAAAAGAACGATTTGAACAAGCATTAATCCAGTTGATGGAATATTAA
- a CDS encoding nitroreductase family protein → MSIIPDLEWRYATKKMNREEVANEKIQAILEAIRLAPTSSGLQPFEVFVVSNPKVKAQLQKAAYNQSQLTECSHVLVFAVWNGYDLDRINHYFDLYEEVRQHPKGFSDGYKNSVIKLLSSLSVEQQIEHAARQAYIALGMALCEAAVQKVDSIPMEGFVAKEVDEILGLDTQRLKTVLLLPLGYKDADNDWQYGQKKVRKSTEHIFTFIE, encoded by the coding sequence ATGTCGATCATTCCAGATTTAGAATGGCGATACGCTACCAAAAAGATGAATCGAGAAGAGGTGGCTAATGAAAAAATTCAAGCGATATTAGAAGCCATTCGATTAGCACCAACCTCATCGGGTCTTCAGCCCTTTGAGGTTTTTGTGGTTTCCAATCCCAAGGTAAAAGCACAATTGCAAAAAGCAGCTTACAACCAATCGCAATTGACAGAATGTTCGCATGTATTGGTTTTTGCCGTGTGGAATGGATACGATTTAGACCGCATCAATCATTATTTTGATTTGTATGAGGAAGTTCGCCAGCATCCCAAAGGATTTTCAGACGGATATAAAAACAGCGTTATCAAATTGTTGTCGAGTTTGTCTGTCGAACAGCAAATAGAACACGCCGCTCGTCAGGCATACATTGCGTTGGGAATGGCATTGTGCGAAGCTGCCGTACAAAAAGTAGATTCGATTCCGATGGAAGGATTTGTCGCAAAAGAAGTCGATGAAATATTAGGATTGGATACGCAACGATTAAAAACTGTATTGTTGTTGCCATTGGGATACAAAGATGCCGACAATGATTGGCAGTACGGTCAGAAAAAAGTACGCAAATCCACAGAACATATTTTTACATTTATAGAATAA
- a CDS encoding phosphoribosylaminoimidazolesuccinocarboxamide synthase encodes MNTITSSNFNFPRQKSLYKGKVREVYNINDDLLVMIATDRLSAFDVIMPKGIPYKGQILNQIATKFMQLTEDIVPNWLVATPDPNVAVGHLCEPFKVEMVIRGYLSGHAAREYAAGKRVLCGVALPEGMKENDKFPEPIITPSTKAEVGTHDEDISREDILAKGIVSKEDYEILEKYTRALFQRGTEIAASRGLILVDTKYEFGKTKDGKIVLIDEIHTPDSSRYFYSEGYQERQDKGEAQKQLSKEFVRQWLISNGFQGKEGQQIPEMTDEYIATVSDRYIELYENISGEKFEKADVSNIHERIEKNVNAFLATYNK; translated from the coding sequence ATGAATACAATTACTTCCTCAAATTTCAATTTCCCAAGACAAAAATCATTGTACAAAGGGAAAGTACGCGAAGTTTATAACATAAACGACGATTTATTGGTAATGATTGCAACCGACAGATTATCTGCGTTTGATGTAATCATGCCTAAGGGAATTCCTTACAAAGGACAAATATTAAATCAAATTGCAACGAAATTTATGCAATTGACAGAAGACATCGTACCTAACTGGTTGGTGGCAACTCCAGATCCAAATGTAGCTGTGGGGCATTTGTGCGAACCTTTCAAAGTGGAAATGGTTATCCGTGGATACTTGTCAGGACACGCAGCCAGAGAGTATGCTGCTGGAAAACGCGTATTGTGTGGAGTAGCTTTGCCAGAGGGAATGAAAGAAAACGATAAATTTCCAGAGCCTATCATCACTCCATCGACAAAAGCCGAGGTGGGAACTCACGACGAAGATATTTCGAGAGAAGACATTTTGGCAAAGGGAATTGTGTCGAAAGAGGATTATGAAATTTTGGAAAAATACACCAGAGCATTGTTTCAAAGAGGAACAGAAATCGCTGCCTCTCGCGGATTGATTTTGGTGGATACAAAATACGAATTTGGAAAAACAAAAGACGGAAAAATCGTATTGATAGACGAGATTCACACTCCAGATTCATCGAGATATTTCTATAGCGAAGGGTATCAAGAAAGACAAGACAAGGGCGAAGCTCAGAAACAATTGTCGAAAGAATTTGTACGTCAATGGTTGATTTCTAACGGATTTCAAGGAAAAGAAGGACAACAAATTCCAGAAATGACCGACGAATACATTGCAACAGTTTCGGATAGATACATCGAATTGTACGAAAATATTTCAGGAGAAAAATTTGAAAAAGCCGATGTGTCAAATATTCACGAGCGAATCGAGAAAAATGTAAATGCGTTTTTAGCAACTTATAACAAATAA
- a CDS encoding ABC transporter ATP-binding protein has translation MKTLTIKTLKQVFDYALPYKNKILAVVLSLLALSIFGAIRPYMVKNVIDSYIETKDLDGLFWYSVLMVVVLVVEVVGQFLFTYTSNWLGQNIIRDIRRQLFDKLMGFYQKYFDNEAVGKLITRNISDIENISSIFSQGLFMIIADALRMLIILIMMLYMNSKLTIIVVIFMPVLLYATRVFQQKMKVAFEEVRTQVANLNTYIQERLTGIQVVQLFAQEEADYQKFKEINKKHNDAWQKNILYNSIFFPVADILSSITLGCVIIYGGFSILQFDGLTTTGDLFAYTMMISMLFNPLRQIADKFNVMQMGIIAAERVFEILNKDEHTQPQGTIDAPDFEGDIQLKNVVFGYKEGEKVLNNLNLTIPKGKTVAIVGASGAGKSTIVNLLNRFYDIQGGEIRIDNQNINDYTLESLRKQISVVLQDVFMFNDTIFNNIALYNPAITKEQVQTAAQQIGIDSFINSLPEGFDYVVKERGAMLSTGQRQLIAFLRAYISNPSILVLDEATSSIDTHSEELIQKALNVITKGRTSIIIAHRLATIVHADIILVMHGGKVVEQGNHDELIAQKGYYYQLHEAQYALEE, from the coding sequence ATGAAAACTCTCACCATAAAAACCCTCAAGCAAGTTTTTGACTACGCCTTGCCATACAAAAATAAAATTTTGGCGGTGGTCTTGAGTTTGTTGGCATTATCTATTTTCGGTGCCATCAGACCGTATATGGTCAAAAATGTGATAGATTCGTATATCGAAACCAAAGACCTCGACGGATTGTTTTGGTATTCAGTGTTGATGGTTGTGGTTTTAGTGGTTGAGGTTGTAGGTCAGTTTTTGTTTACCTATACTTCCAACTGGTTGGGACAGAATATTATACGAGATATTCGCCGACAATTGTTTGATAAGTTAATGGGCTTTTATCAAAAATATTTCGACAACGAAGCCGTAGGAAAACTCATCACCAGAAATATTTCTGATATAGAAAACATATCAAGTATCTTCAGTCAAGGATTGTTTATGATTATTGCCGATGCCCTGCGTATGCTGATTATCCTGATTATGATGTTGTATATGAATTCGAAATTGACCATTATCGTGGTGATTTTTATGCCTGTTTTGCTTTATGCCACTCGTGTTTTTCAACAAAAAATGAAAGTCGCTTTTGAGGAAGTTCGCACACAGGTAGCCAATCTCAATACCTACATTCAAGAGCGATTAACGGGGATACAAGTAGTACAGTTGTTTGCACAGGAAGAAGCAGATTATCAAAAGTTTAAAGAAATCAACAAAAAGCACAACGACGCTTGGCAAAAGAATATTTTGTACAATTCGATTTTCTTTCCTGTAGCCGATATTTTATCGTCGATTACTTTGGGGTGTGTGATTATTTACGGGGGATTTAGCATTTTACAATTCGACGGACTCACCACAACGGGAGATTTGTTTGCCTATACGATGATGATTTCGATGTTGTTTAATCCCTTGCGACAAATTGCTGACAAATTCAATGTCATGCAAATGGGAATCATTGCAGCTGAACGCGTATTTGAAATTTTAAACAAAGACGAACATACACAGCCACAAGGCACGATTGATGCCCCTGATTTTGAAGGAGATATTCAGTTGAAAAATGTAGTTTTTGGTTACAAAGAAGGCGAAAAAGTACTCAATAACCTCAATTTGACCATTCCAAAAGGAAAAACCGTAGCAATTGTAGGAGCTTCGGGAGCAGGAAAATCGACGATTGTCAATTTGTTGAATAGATTTTACGATATACAAGGAGGAGAAATTCGCATCGACAATCAGAACATCAACGATTATACATTGGAAAGTTTGCGAAAACAAATTTCAGTGGTTTTACAAGATGTATTTATGTTCAACGATACCATTTTCAACAATATAGCCTTGTACAATCCAGCCATTACCAAAGAGCAAGTACAAACGGCGGCTCAGCAAATTGGCATTGATAGTTTTATCAATAGTTTGCCAGAAGGATTTGATTATGTGGTAAAAGAACGCGGAGCTATGCTATCCACAGGTCAGCGACAGTTGATTGCATTTTTGAGAGCCTATATTAGTAATCCGAGTATTTTGGTGCTGGACGAGGCTACTTCGAGTATCGATACCCATTCGGAAGAATTGATACAGAAAGCATTAAATGTAATTACCAAAGGACGAACTTCGATTATTATTGCCCACCGATTGGCAACGATTGTTCACGCCGATATTATTTTGGTAATGCACGGCGGAAAAGTAGTAGAACAGGGAAATCACGACGAACTGATTGCTCAAAAAGGCTATTATTATCAATTGCACGAAGCACAATATGCGCTAGAGGAGTAG
- a CDS encoding DUF58 domain-containing protein produces MKDILQKIRKIEIKTKKLSDHIFSGAYHTSFKGKGMSFSEVRQYQFGDDVRAIDWNVTARYNEPFVKVFEEERELTVMLIVDISQSLDFGSSDDFKREKLTEIAATLAFAAIKNNDKIGLILFSDNIELFVPPKKGKAHVLRIIRELLVFQPKSKGTNIPLALDYFQKIIKKKAVVFMLSDFMDDISSFEKPLRIVAKKHDFTAIKINDIREKELTNIGWVWMQDAESDEGKYVNTADLQLQREILIQFEEQNAQFKQLFSSVGAGSLQLFTHENYVKKLLSYFKAR; encoded by the coding sequence ATGAAAGACATCCTACAAAAAATTCGCAAAATAGAAATAAAGACCAAAAAACTGAGCGATCATATTTTCTCAGGGGCTTATCACACCTCGTTCAAGGGAAAAGGCATGTCGTTTTCAGAGGTGCGTCAGTACCAATTTGGTGATGATGTTCGTGCGATTGATTGGAATGTAACTGCCAGATACAACGAACCTTTCGTAAAGGTTTTTGAAGAGGAAAGAGAATTGACCGTTATGCTGATTGTAGATATTAGCCAATCGTTGGATTTTGGTTCTTCTGATGATTTTAAACGAGAAAAACTCACAGAAATTGCCGCTACTTTGGCGTTTGCTGCTATCAAAAATAATGATAAAATCGGATTGATTTTATTTTCAGACAACATAGAATTGTTCGTTCCTCCCAAAAAAGGAAAAGCCCATGTGCTGCGAATCATTCGTGAATTATTGGTATTTCAGCCCAAAAGCAAAGGAACAAACATACCGTTGGCATTGGATTATTTCCAAAAAATAATCAAGAAAAAAGCGGTGGTTTTTATGCTTTCAGATTTTATGGACGATATATCATCATTTGAAAAACCATTGCGTATCGTTGCCAAAAAACACGATTTTACTGCAATAAAAATCAACGACATACGAGAAAAAGAACTCACAAATATTGGTTGGGTATGGATGCAAGATGCCGAATCAGACGAAGGAAAATATGTCAATACCGCCGATTTGCAATTGCAAAGAGAAATTCTCATACAATTTGAAGAACAAAATGCACAATTCAAACAGTTGTTTTCTTCGGTAGGTGCAGGTTCGTTGCAATTGTTTACCCACGAAAATTATGTAAAAAAATTACTTTCGTATTTCAAAGCCAGATAA